A stretch of DNA from Misgurnus anguillicaudatus chromosome 15, ASM2758022v2, whole genome shotgun sequence:
CACAGATCATCTGACCTTACATAACATACTGTAAAGTACTGACTTAAGTTTCAGCCTGCAGTGTATTCTTAACCATTATTGAAGTAAACACTTACTGATAATCAATACTAATCAATCAACTCTGAACAAAAGAAATAAATGCCTTTTCATCAACAACTACTGTGGATTTATATAAATTAGGTTGTATTCTCAAAGCCAATTTTTCTTCATTCAGCCCTTCGACTTGCAGGTATTTAGGTGATGCCATTTTGTGCAAAGTGTGTCAATttctagtttttaaatagtCACACACAAGAGAATGGCAAAGGAGTCGATGCCCTTTTTTCTGTGCCACATCTTAATGTGTGTCAGAGAGGaagtgtagcctatttaaaacagccTACTTTCACGTCTCTTCTGAATAACATAGTCATTCTTATACCGTAAAGGCTGATGTCCCATCTCATATTAATGCTGATGTTTGTACTGGTGAGCTAGTCTGAGAGGCTTTTGCCTTCCATTATTCAAGAAAACAATCTACCGTACATCCAGTTTCAGATTTCCAATTTAAAAACTGCGTACCTTACAGTTTTGgctgtatattatatatatatatatatatatatatatatatatatatatatatatatatatatattcttttcACTGATAAGAAAAGATCTGTAATTGTATAAAACATCACTGCATAACTATTTGTTTTCTGATCTTTAGGTGATGACTGGCCAAAGTCTTCCACAACTCCAGACTGCAATTTGGTTGGCACCGGAATCTGTCAGTCCCCAGACTCTTTCAAGAGTCGTGTTTCAAgtaacatgactttgtcaaccCCACCTCCTTTGACTGAAACCACACCCCCTGGTATCATAACCCCACCCCTTGATGCCCTGACCCCGCCTGTTCTGGTCCCTCTGCTGACTGACTGGAATGCTGCCATGGCGACATGGGGCCTGGCCTGGGAGTTGCAGGTTTACGGGCTTGGCTGCGTGTTTTTGCTCGTTGCTGTGCTTTCTGCTTTCAGTCTGATGTGTTTGCCGTTGCGCTGGCCCTCTGGCTGTGCCCACTTTAGCCTCCTCCACCTCATCCAACTCCTGACAGGTTCGAGCCGGGCCCTGTGGCTGCTCTACGATCCGTACGGCCAAAAAGATCGACTTCCAGCGGCCTGGGAACGACTGCTGCACGAGGCTGCCTATCCATGTCTCACGGCATCTTTCGGTTTGCTGCTGTTACTGCTTACCGCCCGTTCTTGCACTCAGCTGCTTTCCCAGAACACCCTGCAGCGCAGCTCCTGTCTGTTGGCTGCGCTGGTGCTGCTGCACGTGGTTGTAGTGATGGTTTCCATGGCCATACTTCAACTTTTTCCAACTCTGCGAGTTGTACCTCTAATACCACCAGCAGCCTTTTTGTTGATGTCCTTAGTTCTGTCCATGACCTACCTGATTCTGTACTGCTGTGCCCGCGCTGACACCAAGCACATCTATCGTCTCAGCGAGAATTCCCCAGAGCGGACGACGTGTCACGCCAGCCGGTGTCCCTTTACAGAGGCACGTATGTGGGATAGGGCAACCAGGGCGGGGGTCTtctcttctctctttctcttggCATGTGGCGGACTCAGACTGTACGCTATGCTTCACGCGGAAGGACTCACCGATGGAGTTATGGTTGGTTTGATGCCTTGGCCTTGGTGGGCTTTCCAGCTCAGCTGCCGAGTGTGTGAAGCAGGTGTATGTCTCACCCTTGCTCTAGTTATCACTCACCCACTCCTCTGTTGTGGAGTTCCTCTTACTAAGCCCAGTGGCTTCAGCATGCTATTCAAAAAGTCACAAATAGAGGGCGGCATTTCTTCAAAACCCACTATTCTCTCAAGTCGATGTGGCTGGTCTCTACGGCCTGCAGAAAAGCTGGGGTTGTGTGAGGGCATATCGCGGCGAGAGAGCGAGAGCGTGCCGCTCTACACTCTGGTGGAGCTACCGCACAGTGAATCGGACGGCTTGGACCTCCATTTTCCCAGCAGCCCTCAGCACGAGATCTCCAAGAAAAGCAAAACATCTCTTTCACCATCCTTTGCCAGCCTGGATGGCGACTCAACTGTAGATCTCTGCCCCCCTTCGCCAATCGACCTGCGACGTAGCATCGATGAAGCTTTGAATAGCGAAGCTCTCTTTCAACATAGTCTCTTTGGCTCTTCTAGGCTCTCTCTCAGTACTCGTGCACCTCCAGATGGACAGCCCTGTCGGGAAAACTCAACAGCTGAACCCAGCCTCTACCGCACAGCCTCCTGTGGGGAAGTGGACCCTCCTAGCGTACCCACCCGAACCAGGCAATGGAGCACTATATCTGGGAGACCAACTCTCAGTGATGGCACATATGGAGGTCGGGTGTCAGTCTATAACAGTGGGTTTAACTCAACACAAGAGTCTCAGAACAGCCTACACAGCAAGCCAGGTCTCCAGAGACGATACACAACCTTGGGTTCAACTTCCTCCAGAGGAAGTCTGGATGTGGAGACACATTCACATGCCGATGAGCTGGCCATTCAGGCTGAATTCATCAATGTGTGCAGGCAAATTGATGCTCTCAGTGTCACCAGTGATACAATTGAACtgtagtaaatattttttttatggaGTCAAATAGGGATTGTAATGTACATTGTCACCAAAAACTCGTCAAAAACtctccctagctgtcactggtgtggtacactttaaaaaggtcctaatatataccatttaggtccagatacagtatgtatacatttggtatttgaggtactaatgtgtacACCTGAAGTAGTAATATTGACTCTTTGGTACCGATATGTGTCCCTAAGGTAGTGATATGAAccttttggtaccaatatgtccccTTAAGGTTGTAAAATGGACTCTTTGGTACccatatgtacctctgaggtagtAATATGGACTCattagtaccaatatgtatacATGAGGTAGTAATATGGACCCgttagtaccaatatgtacccctGAGGTAGTAATATGGACCCGTTAGTAACAATATGTACCCCTGAGGTAGTAATATggactctttggtaccaatatgtccccTTGAGGTAGTAATATGGTCTTGTTAGTAACAATATGGACTCAatagtaccaatatgtacccctGAGGTAGTAATATTAAccatttggtacaaatatgtccCCTTAAGGTTGTAAAATGGACTCTTTGGTACCCATATGTACATCTGAGGTAGTAATATGGACTCcttagtaccaatatgtatacATGAGGTAGTAATATGTACTCattagtaccaatatgtatacATGAGGAAGTAATATGTACTCattagtaccaatatgtacccctGAGGTGGTAATATAGactatttggtaccaatatgtacccctGTGGTAGTAATATGGACTCattagtaccaatatgtacccctGAGGTAGTAATATTAACCATTTGGTACCAACATGTCCCCCTGAGGTTGTAAAATGGACCCTTTGGTACccatatgtacctctgaggtagtAATTTggactctttggtaccaatatgtaccctcGAGGTAGTAATATGGACTCGTTAGTACCAATATGTCACCCTGAGGATGTAAAGTAGACTCGTTGGTACccatatgtacctttgaggtagtAATATGGACTggttggtaccaatatgtacaccTGAGGTAGTAATATggactctttggtaccaatttgTGTCCCTGAGGTTGTAAAATGGACTCTTCGGTACccatatgtacatttgaggtagtAATATGTACTCattagtaccaatatgtacaccTTATGTAGTAATATGGActctttggtacaaatatgtacctctgatgtaGTAATATAGACTCAGAATTTACCTCTGTGGTATCATTAtgaaccatttaggtacaaaggtgtacttctTAAAAGGGTACAGaaccagtgacagctagggaccattttttgacaatttttctaTGACAGTGTAGACATGcacaaaaaacatattacaacctgaaaaattataaacatttacttGGATAAACTCAAAAGGTCTGTAGGACTTTTTCCAGAATAGAGAACAATTCACTGGTGTAGCATTGAATTTCGAAAAAATAAACGGCACAAATCTCGAAAATGACATAGCATAAACTTGTATAACAGCGAATGACCTCTGAAAGACTTGCTTTCTATGAACTGTATTTTTAGAAATTGCCAGAGACTACACCCATCTCATACTTGGCAAATATCACATCTAACCTTTGAAAATGCCCGGATTGACTTAAACTTCATTTGCACTCTTCATataaaaaagttatgttttttaaactacATAGGGCTTTTTGTGTACCTTTCAGCAATAAAGCTATAGCACTTATGAACATGATTTATAATAAGAAGCCATGCTGAGTGTTTAGATTTCACATGAGACATTTGCAACATTCATTGCATTATTGTTATTGCAGCAAACCCATTTGAAATGTGGGAGTTCTGTCTCTCGGGTAAAATTTTGCTTTGGAATGAGACACTGATGTCCTGCTGTTGGCACACACACTTATGGGAAATAAGTCTTAAGCAAAAAGATGCATGAAGACAATAGTGTAACACTGAAAATGAATCCCTGCTATTTAAtctgaaatgcaaaataaagcAAATTAGTGATTGTATGTATACGTTCTGGCATCTGAGTGCTTCCTTTACCCACACTATgttaaaaacaatatttgatAAAAATACAGTCATTCTGTAACATCCAATTCATATTCACTATTGCATACTCTTACTATGGAATAGcatactacactctaaaaaaaagaaaaaaaaagctGTGACTGGGGTGGTACTCTTTCAAAAAAGTACTTATTtgttcttaaaggggacatatcatgaaaatcggactttttccatgtttaagtgctataattgggtctccagagcttctgtcaacctataaaatgtgaaaaagatcaacccagtaacttagtttggtaaaccattctctgcaagcatgtgaaaaataggtaattgaaatttggctccccttgtgatgtcagaaggggataataccgccccttaatcggCACTATCCATTAGTGcatagatcagctcatttgcattttaaaggacacacccaaaaatttaaaaatcGATTAAAAATGCGAAataaggtaacactttattgtaaggttgtattagttaatgtattagcaaacatgaactaacaatgcaCAGGCTTATTAATCAtagttaatgtttttttaatgatttacttatttttaaaatcaaaagttgtaactgttaacattaattaatgcacaaataaatAACTAATATGAACGactgttagctaatgcatttactaatgttaacaaatacaaccatattgtaaagtgttactccATTCTGAACACAGGGACACATCTTTTACATTGTGGTGCATAAATACTGCCCTCTATTGGTTGTGGACATGTAAATCACATAACATTTCACAAGTTACAGTATGCCATTGCCATCTTTATTAAAGCAGATCTTTGTGACTCAGAATAAGCAGCAAAACACAGACAGAGGAGCAATAAGCAGCTTTCACATCCCTGCCTGAAGATACTCTAAGATCACATCACAATTTGCCTTCATGTATTTTTGTCTCAATTTATTATAACTAAATCTCTGACAGTTTCCAGAGGTCCTCCTATATTTGGGGTTAGTAAATAACCCACTGATACATTCATCTATTAAATTCTCTTATTTACATTGCATCTGTCtttataaagtttataaatATACTTCAAATAATTACAGTAAGCATGGTATTAATCTAATCTGAGACACTTAAGACACTGAAACTATAAAATTGATAGTTGTCCTCACATTCTGCCCTTGTAAACTTTGCTTCCTTATATAATGTACAGTGTTTGATATCTGTATATGATGCAGATGTATAAAGCTATGaaataaatatacagtaagCAAGGACCGCCTTTAGTGTCTATGTACTGTGTTGACTACAGTAAGGCGTGTAATAGTAAAGTATCCCTGATTTTAAGGCTGATACTCCAGCATCGCTCTAGTTCTGGCAACTAACTTGTGATTTAAATGGTTGTGACGTAAGCAAACATGAAAAGAGAAATGCATTTCTTTAACGAATACCCTATCGAACTCATAACACTCTAATGGCATCACTTCCAATAGTGTCCCACAGAAAGTATTATTGCTAATAAAACAACATACAAACTCCATTAGAAAGACTTCAGGGAGGCAAAATGGCTAACATCAAACACTGCTACATCATTGCTAAAAGTAACATACCCTGTATACCTCATCATAACAGACGCTCCctataacaaacaaacatacacaaacaatGATGCAGTACATTaacaagatttaaaaaataatctctCTATACTGCTACATTTACTTCTTACAATGAAGCGCAGACACGCAGACGTGAAAGTTTCTGTTATTCCCAGTGTTAAGTATCCTGTAGTTTTACCGTAAATCACAC
This window harbors:
- the prrt4a gene encoding proline-rich transmembrane protein 4, whose translation is MTSHSEALLLVLSFSLCGCLCAVSLNQPLSSTNTESTANPASSTSWLTKIITTTPSILSLYPNALHLEETSKDPQGPVPVEPNRYVSLSATKATQTKSSFPGIISDMQRDEERPETSSLPPLPSPYSQTWSTESAWKTETYTSQIPAELETSETHQTLWRSSGVEQTPYARGTLDGTNLPRGLVDYLWPSEKTKDSTDAPTGDDWPKSSTTPDCNLVGTGICQSPDSFKSRVSSNMTLSTPPPLTETTPPGIITPPLDALTPPVLVPLLTDWNAAMATWGLAWELQVYGLGCVFLLVAVLSAFSLMCLPLRWPSGCAHFSLLHLIQLLTGSSRALWLLYDPYGQKDRLPAAWERLLHEAAYPCLTASFGLLLLLLTARSCTQLLSQNTLQRSSCLLAALVLLHVVVVMVSMAILQLFPTLRVVPLIPPAAFLLMSLVLSMTYLILYCCARADTKHIYRLSENSPERTTCHASRCPFTEARMWDRATRAGVFSSLFLLACGGLRLYAMLHAEGLTDGVMVGLMPWPWWAFQLSCRVCEAGVCLTLALVITHPLLCCGVPLTKPSGFSMLFKKSQIEGGISSKPTILSSRCGWSLRPAEKLGLCEGISRRESESVPLYTLVELPHSESDGLDLHFPSSPQHEISKKSKTSLSPSFASLDGDSTVDLCPPSPIDLRRSIDEALNSEALFQHSLFGSSRLSLSTRAPPDGQPCRENSTAEPSLYRTASCGEVDPPSVPTRTRQWSTISGRPTLSDGTYGGRVSVYNSGFNSTQESQNSLHSKPGLQRRYTTLGSTSSRGSLDVETHSHADELAIQAEFINVCRQIDALSVTSDTIEL